DNA from Quercus lobata isolate SW786 chromosome 1, ValleyOak3.0 Primary Assembly, whole genome shotgun sequence:
GACGAGTGGTCAAAATTCGATGCATTTGTTGCAGTGTTTGCTGCCTCAAAAGGTCAGCCtagcaagaaagaaaaagcagTGGTTATAGTTACAGCTTCCAATTGTCCTATAATGGATGAACCTCCCTTTAAACACACTCACACGCATACAGAGCAACCAGAATAAGAAGTTCATAGAATTTGATGCACAATGTGTGAGGTTAAGGTTGTTACTTGGTGAAGGAAATTTTCTAGCGTCGCAAGCTTGCCCATTGCAATTGCCATTTGTCCCATGTAGTCAGCAACATCGCCAGAACCATTAGGGCCCAAAGAGGTTGAAGAAAGTGTCTCCACAAGGGATTGTTGCAAAGCCTCCATCCCTTGTGATAAGGCATCTTCAGCCTGCTGGGAAGATTGCTGCAAATTACATAGGCCCATCAGCTGTGAATCTGTCAAAGGTTCGAGGTGGTTCCCCAGTATCTgaatttccaaaaacaaaaatgaaatttaatataaatcaGTGAGAATGACAGTTTCTATCCAGACAATgtaggaaaaataatatatgtaactaaatttatcatataataAATCACCTTGAGAAGTTCAGATGAACGGAATCCTCCCAACCACATGAAACACCTCTCGGCAGGTGTCTTCCACATGCCAGAAAGCATGTGAAATACATCAGACCTTGCACCAATGCTTTTCAGCCTGAAAATTTCATCATAATGCGCCATTACGCCATCAACAAGAAGGCGCAAGTCATTATCACCCATATGAGAATTCACAGCTGATCTTAGATCATTGATCAGCTTTTGATGTTCATCAAGCCAGCGTGCATAGTCCATATCAAATACTAGGGCAGCTGGAAGGACAATCAATAGGAAAAAACCATGCAATCAGAATCATCCATCTACAACTTTTACCATCCAAGGATCTGTATTGTCAAGGTGCAAAGCCTTTCTTACCCTTTCTATcttaaattcaatgagaaaaaATCATAATGAATTGCTACCAGGTGCAGAATGATCTAGAAAAGGCATTAAGATGGCATACAGACAAAATGAATATGCAAGTAtcaaaattccttaccatttcCAGCCATTGGATGACTATGATCCCCAGAAATACCAGGTGCAATAAAGAAACCCTGCATTATGGTATTAACCCCAGGAAGGAAAGAGTTGAGATAtcaatgataaagaaaaataaagaaccaaccccccaccaccaccgaaaaaaaaaaaaaaaaaaaaaaaaattattgaaaataattaacTTGCACCTGCTGGCGTGCTCGTTGGAGCTCTTGCTCTAGTTGTGTTAGCCTTTGTCGACTATTCTCCAGCTGCTGGACATATGCCTATCCAAAACCAAAACCTATAAATGACCCAAATATGTTTCATTCATTAAATTAAGATATTACTCTACAGCAGATTGGTACATAATTTAATTCAGGGAGCTAACTAGCATCATGTCAAATTAAACTTTGACCGAAAGGTAGGGAGAACACTAATAGGAGCTAAATGCCAATTGCTGAAACAACCTCCAAAAAGTACACTGAAAACATTATCAAAAACAGTGTTTAGTTCAAACCCAACCTGCAGATATATACCGCAACAATCTCCAGGACATTTATGGAATACCCAACATAAATGACCACTGTGCTTCTACAATTTCACTAAAGATTGATATAGTTGAAACATCTAATAGCTGTTGatcaattacaaaaattgaaaaatcttcccAACTGATATTGAATTCTAGCATAGCTACCTATATATGAATTTTACCGTTGATATTAACACCTTGGAGAATAAAATTGGAGCACCAAACAAAAGCAATGCATGAGCTTCCAAAATCTCAAACAAAGGTTGAGACTTCAAAGATCATCTAGGCCTTATAGATAAGATTAATTGATAAACAATGGAGCTAAATATATCGAGAACAATAAAATGGAATACATATGACTTGaaaaatgattacatatgaAGAGTCAAAACAACCCCCCATAAACCAATGAAATAGAAgaattataacaaataatagCATAGGAGTATTACTTTCTTCCTCAAACGGCTCTTCCTTGCAGCTTCCCTATTCTGAGCCAGCCTTCTGAGTATCTGCAAGATaatgagacaaaaaaattatgaaccTTCAAACACAAAACTGCATTAGGTAACCACAAGCTATTGAAGAAACTTCATCTTAATAACCTTTTGGTCACCAGATTTTCCCTTAGATTGTTCCATGGAATCTACAGCCACAAGTGCTCCATTCTGAACTCCATGAAACTACAACATAATCGAGATCCACTGTCAGAGAAATACACCCAACAAACTATGCAAGCTCAAATAATTAGCTAAATTGCAATTCATCAAATGGCATCCTAGCCACATTAAAGTTCCAAATCTTACATCAAGGTAGCAATCTATATTTCACAATGCCAAGAGCCTTGCAGCTCAGTATCATTGCTCAATTCTACCAATGAAGAGAACctgggttcaaatcccccccccccctccaccCCCTCCCCGCACTTATTGTAagcaaaaaatcttgattttgcAATAGAGTCATGCATTCCAATCTCAGAATCAACATTAGACTAGGATTGttagttaatttagtttttGATTGTATGAGTATCATAGATTCATCGTGTAAGTTAAGCCAACAGTAAAGTTCTACAATGTAAAGTGAAGTACGATTCTAATGCAATGCAAACTAAACAGAAGCAATAAACAATGCTCAATCCTAAGTTGATCCACCAATAAGCTAAAAATTACCCATTCCATAACAGAGACAAGGTAAAACCAGAGCATACTTGGTTTTTATCATCGGTGTCAACATCTGTGGAAGTTTCAGTTTGTTGGCTGGTGTCTGCAGCCATGGCAGAGTCACCCCAGTTCTCAATATGCTGTCCGTTTGCCAAAGCAGCACCAATACCGAATTGCTGCCCAGTGTCCACACACCCAATGCTCTACACAACCATACATAGCAAttcaacacaaacccaaaagcCACCCATCAAAATAGGCATTGAAACGTAACAATCATGGTTCATTGAACATTCAAATTTATGTAGTGTAAGCCTCTAGAGAGGTGGGTGGGAATAAATACCGTGTTCAAGGTCCCATAGTGTAGGCTATTAGGAACAACAGCAACACTAACCGGTTTTATATTGAAGATTGAGTCTACAAGACAATGAATTTTTAAGCAGTTAAAGATTATTAacgtagaaaaagaaaaggaaagaaaaatgacatagtattatattatataataaaatataaaagagaataCTTGGGCTTAAATCAACAGCATCATCGTGATGAAAAGCAGCAGCGGATTGTTCAAGCTCTCCAAGATCCGAAAAACGTGTCTGGTCTCTCCCACTTCCATCTCCCCTGTTTCACAAAAAGAAACAGAGATACCTTGTTTTACAAAACAACTTTGCACcccaaaatataatatttttctaaaacaaaaccattcaccAACTCATAACACAAAAACAGAAGacaaaaagatagagagaagagaaaaagaaagagaagtacCGAAGAAAGAAGTTGGAGTGGTAGTACATTTGTGGGTTAGCTGGAACTGCCTTGAAACTctgcatttcttttttgttgttctgTTTTGTGTTACTATACACCCTCACTGTCCTTTTATATGTCTCACCTTAAGATTCTCTCTTCAAAGAAAGTAAAGAGTTAAGAAAGAATTTTTGGCTtgagcagaagaagaagaagaagtagagagCGGCAGTGTGTGTAATTGAAGAAAATCTTTTGATGTATCTTTAAGAACAGAAGAGGATAGCGTATCAGTACGGCTCCTTTATTGATTTTTACTACTATAATTTTAGATATCAGGCTTTTATTATTGCTTTCTGACTTGGGATTTTAGTTTCCCAACACACATCTCTATTGCCCATCTCAATCTCTTGCTAAAGTGCGTCCACTACACTCTCCAATTTAGTTTAAACAAATCCtagttaatttttgttttgtttattattcTCTCAACTTTATGTAAAAGTGAATTGTTCATTTGTTCTCTATGCACCAAGCAATTCCAAACATTCTAGACAACTTTGTCTTCCAATCCATGGACGCCATGCATTCATAAGGTTATATATTGcccattttaatatatatattatgtttattGGACGACTTGACAACTCACTAaggttttaataaaatataattaaaaaaagtagagaaaaactATTATGAGagctttatttttatcataattttcaaAGAGGTTTTGATGCTTCATATTCATACCAAGaaaattagtattaaatatTGAGAAGTGGACTTTTATTTCGTTAGTGGTTACCTCTTTGGGTACCTAATTAGAAATAACCAACTAAATGAAAAGAATCTACTTTTTGACAATCAAAGTAacctttaagaaaaaaaataatatagtaaaatataaatttttctaGATGATAAGGTAAGATGTAATACAAtaagtttagactttagagatataataatttttacaatattttgaaattatttattttaattcgtagataataaaagtaatgttactaataaaattatacaaaaataaaattttaaacctaataaatcatattaaaagttataaaatatatataaatatatatatatataatattatgtccctagatacaatatttttacaaccattaagaatataataagtgaatttgaaaaaaaaaatctaaaagagaataaacttttaaaaagtTACTCTAAAGGATATTTATAAGAGTAGAGCTAAAGACACATAAATAAGTATAATTTTATGCCACAACATCATATAATAAATTGTGATCGGTAAAAATGTGTTTCTACATGATCCATTATAACACTCTTGCAAATTATAACTTATCACGTAATAAATTATGAAACAAAATTATACTAATTTATGTATACCTAATACTATTCTATTTATAATGACATTTTGGAGCTTCTTCTATCGTATAAGAAGATGATGAgttagaagagaaaaaaataaaaataaaaaggtttggACACGCGCGTAGGACAATTAGTCCACACCCCAAGACATAGAGAGAATCCCCTACTCCttgattctttgtttgtttctctcaCAGGGGTCTTCTCCTACTGAGACTCACTGGGCTGGAGTagtatttctcttcttttttttttttttcccttttaactAAAAATTCCGACAGAGACAGAGACTAGAGTGTTTGTGTGGTGTATTGGCTTGCTTAGACCAGAGTCCTCATGGGAAGGTGTGTCCGCGGGCGAAAGATGATGGGATAGTGATGAGATATGATCCACCATTAAGGCCAAATTTAATATACAacagcttttttttcttttctttttctttttttttatgataaaagttgtatattttattaaaaaaattgtaatagaatttttattttttgaaattaagaCCATAATTAGAGTcataatttgtttatataataaGTTGTGAGCgataaatccaaaataagcttattatttttattttattacttataactTGTAACAAAACTCTTGTCTTTAAATTTGATCCtagcatttttgttttgttttattttgtttttttatctcttttgaGATTgtaattagtttttcttttgttatttttttattttttatttttttccctctggGCTCTGCCATATTTATATACTTGAGTGATTCTTAAAAACCAGAGCCTTTGGCTTTACTTGAAAGTAGTAGTATTATAAATATCAGTCTCTGGCTCTGGCATCTTTAAGCGTGAGCCTTAAAAACAAAGGCTTTGCTTGAAGGAACCTCTTTGTTAATGGAAGGAGTTAGGCACTTAGAGCGGCGTGTGGCAGAGGCagactactatatatatataaatggggTTTGTGACTTTGTGTATGTACGCGGCCAAAGAATATGACGCATCTTATACAGAAATCGTACACTTTGTGACGTGTCACTTTCACTCTGGTCTTTTTGTGTTCTGGTGGTGTACTTTGTCTGTATTTACATACTTACATTTGATGCCACTGCTTGAGTTGTGCTTGGCTTCGATGATGTACAAACTCACTCTTCTCTACTCACGTGACCTTCTGGATTTGGAttatggagttttttttttttttttttttttttttttttttgtgaaaatgaaagATTTATAACAAAACAACTGAAGCAGGGGCAACAGTCCCCTCGTACAAAAACCCCACATCATCTAAACTCAATAAAAAAGCAACATCTGCTAGGGGAGaatcaaaaacaagaaaattacaagGGAGCAGCGCACCCCTCCTAGCTAGTGCATCTGCACATTTATTAGCTTCTCTATAACAATGTTGGATTTTAACTCTTGGAATTCTAGCCATACCTTCTCTGCAATCAGCAACAAGATTGTTATTTCCATTTGGGTTGTGGTTTGTACTCCTTAGAAGATTAACTATCAGTATCGCATCCAATTCAATTATCACCGCGAGAAGATTCAGCTCTAAACATAATTGAATTCCATCTCGCAATGCCCACAATTCAGCAGCAACGCTATTCGTATTTCCAATAGCTCTCGCATACCCTTTGATCCACTTGCCCTCTACATTCCTAATGATGCCtctgtaagcgactaaatttctcgaTTCGAAATGAATCAAGCAAGCAAAATAGTTttacaaatgcgaatttgtattgatgattgtgtagtacaattctctgaaattacaaaagagtgatcctctgattcgatctccttgcaagaCTTATTGATCGGATTTGTGGTAATGTggttttgacttgaacacaaaatatccttcaatttggttgggggatggatcgaagattgctgaaacagaattacaatgaatctctggctatgagcttgttagaaatcctttgttcttcgcgttcttcgtgttcttcgtgttcttcgtatgttcttcgtcttcgaaggtttgtggtggaagttcttcggggctttggaggcttggatccgtagagcttcactgacttgtgatttgttgatgttttcggacacttttggcttgattcccgcaaactttaggatctaggcagatgatctggatgattctgcttcgaatgttctccgatCTTGGGGTTGAaattcttgaagttcttgaaggttTTGAGGCTTGATCTTTGCAGAGCTTCTTCACTTCTAAAACTTGGTCCCCCTAAATGTCTTAGGAAgacttctatttataggagtttggaggTGGGTGAGCAACACGTGGCGGAGcctgattggtgacacatgtcacagcctgattggttcgcttatgtcatcgcttacacgtgctggactgcttgagtcatcgcttacacgtgctggattgcttgagtcatcgcttacacgtgcgaggctgcctgtgtcatcgcttacacgtgcgctgatgcgtaattggtttttgcatgacacttgacaaatttctgttggcttctaAATAGTGAtggcaaaacctagcagcaatacatggtgctttgtaattggctgtattttgtggacttggtaatgtgacgtgtcagcttgtgataggtcgagaattttccctctctacagcCTCCTCCACCCGCACGCCCCGGGTTGCCCATTGAAGAACCATCCGAATTGAGTTTAACCCACTGCACCGGGGGAGATATCCAACGCACCTAAATAGTAGTTTTTACTCTAACATTCTTCCCATTCACACCCAAGAAAGCAAACTCGACTGCCTTAGTGATCACTTCATAGCTGTTCAGCTTTGGGGGATTGTTGCCTCTGAAGACAACCTTATTCCTATGCAACCAAATACTCCAAACACCAAAAGGAAACATAACATCCCAGTAAATTCCCAAATGAGAGCAAGCATTAGAATTACAATTGGAACGCAACCAATTCACCAAGGAAGAGCCATAAAAGGAATTTAAAACAGAAGGAGGAAGAAGAGAATCCCAAACCTAACGGGCCAAAGGGCAATCTCTCAACATATGGATGATTGATGCAGCTTCATTATTGCAGAGAGGACAGAGATTAGAGATGTTCATACCTCCGGAAGCAAGTGTTTCTCTGATAGGGATACTTAGGTGACAATATTGCCAAAGAAAGCACCTGATTTTTGGAAGTGTAGAAGTCTTCCAAACCCAACTACCAGTGTCAAGATTAAAAAGTATGGCTACCATCTTCAGTGCAAGCAAGCTTATATGCATCTTTCAAGACAAATTCTCCACTTGGGGACAAAAACCAAGAGATGCGGTCTGAGTTAACAGTCATGAGGGGCATAGGATTTGCTTTAATATCCTGCAATAGAATCGAAGGAAAGTCGAAGGAGGTACACCCCAAGTCCCATCGACCCTGATTAAAGACATCTTTGAGCTAAagattttcttcctttctaTTAAAAGGCCCGGCAATAAGCTCTCGTAGAGTCCCTTGATTAAGCCACTTATCATTCCAAAATGATAAATTGCTCTCACGACCAGCAATCCACTTGGTGCCTTTGTTAAAAACAGATTCCCCTTCCTTAATAGCTTTCCACACAGAAAAGCAGCTGTTAATTCTTCCCACACTAGTCCGATTCCCAACAAACCTCCTACGATTAATGTATTTCTAAGTCAACACCCGAGCCCATAGGGAATCCTTTTCACGGTGCATACGCCAGTTCAGTTTAGCAAGCAAGGCAGTATTCTTTTCCTTGGTTGTCTGTAATCCAAGCCCCCCATCTTTTTTGGGCTTCATAACCTTCTTCCAGTTCACCATATGgattttcttattattcttaGTAGACCCCCATAAGAAATCTCGATTAAGCTTGTCTACACACTTGATAATTTTTGGGGGAAGGATAGAACACTGCATGGTATAACTAGGGATGGCCCCAGTGACAACTTGCGTAAGCACAAGCCTTCGTGCAAATGAAAGCAAATGGGATTTCCAACCAGCAAGACGGCTTTGGATCCGTTCAATGACAAAACCAAAATCATGAGGGTTTAATGTATGCTTGATAGGAAATCCTAAACACTTCCCTAGAGTTGGTGTAGACCGATACCCAAGTGTCTGCATAAATCCTCATAAGCATCTCTAGAGACATTCAGGGAAAAGAAAACACGAGACTTTTCAGCACTCACCTTTTGCccaaaaagcacacaaaatgtCTCAGAAAGATCTTTTATGGCCATACAATTTTTTCGATCAGCCTTAGCAAAAAGAACCAaatcatctgcaaagaaaagatgagagaATGCTATACCCCCCGGAGCAGTTTTAACTGGGTCCCAAAGCTTGGCTTCACACTTCTCAATAATTAGCGCACCTAGCACTTTCATACACAAAATAAACAAGTAAGGGGATAAGGGGTCCCCTTGGCAAATTCCCCTAGAAGGCTAAAAATAGTCAAGCCCCCCACCGTTAACTAGCACAGAAATAAAGGAGGTGGACACACAACTCATAATAAGAGATATCAAATGATTAGGAAAGTTGAACAACTTCAAAGTATCTCAAATAAAGCTCCATTCGAGTCGATCATAAGCCTtttccaaatcaatttttatcGCCATCAACCCTGTCCTACCTTTCCTCCTTGACATGGAATGCACTATCTCCTGGACTAATATTGCATTGTCTACCCCTTTTCTGCCAGGCACAAATGCAGTTTGAAGGGGAGAGACCAAAGAAGGCAGCAGATGTCTTAACCGACCAACAATAATTTTGGTGACAAGCTTGTAGACTGAATTGAATTGCAGAGACTAATAGGCCGGTAGTTATATAGAGACTCAGGACTCTTGCAGTTCGGGATCAACGTAATAAGAGTTTTATTTAGATGCTCCGGCATAACCCCAGAGGAGAAAATAGATTTTACCTCAGCTTTGATAGAATTCCCAACAATGAGCCAAAAACGCTGGAAGAAACCCGCATGAAGCCCATCCAGACCAGGTGCCTTATAAGGCTTGAAGGTTTTAAGAGCATCAAAAATCTCACCATCTGTCACTGGAACTTCTAATTTACCTTTATCCTCATTACCCAATCTACAATGCCAGCAAGGGGGAACCCAATCTGCAATAGGCACACTAACTTGCGATGAGGAGAACAGGTCAATAAAACCCTGCCTTATGAACTCAGCAACTACAGAATCTCCATTCAACCAATTCCCCATTCAATCCTTAATGCAGGTAATCTTATTTCTTCTTCTACGGACAAGGGCTgacatgtgaaaaaaaatcGTGTTTCTATCTCCATCAATAATCCAGGTGATACGCGACTTCATACTCCAAAATTCTTCTTCAATGCGCAAAACCTCCGCATATTCAGCCTTTAAGCCCCTCTCCAAATTAATGAGAGAGCTACTAGGCCATCCGCAAGCGCAAACTAAATGCCCTTAAGCCTAGCACCAAGTCTCTACTTCCTGTGAAAGATGTTGCCAAAATGATTCTTATTCCACTCCTTTGCCTTAGCTGCAAAGTTTGTCACCGTGGCATCCAAGCTATTAGAAGCACTCCACGTTGCCCTTACCACACTAGGAAACGAAGGATTAGACAACCACATTGGCTGGAATCTAAACGGCCGGGTAAATTGCACACTAGCTTTATGATTCAACCTAAGAACAATGGTACAATGGTCTGAATGAGCCCTCTCTAAGTGAGTAACACTCGCTTCCAGATAAATGTTATTCCACTCAGTATTCACAAACACTCTATCAATTCGCTCCTGAACTAACTGAGTGTGTGGGCGAAGGTTAGACCAGGTGAACCTTGGCCCGGAGAAACCAAGATCAATCATTCTACAGTTATTAAGCACTCCTGAAACTTCATAGCTCTACTTAGATTCACTCTTCTGCCCCCAAATTTCTCCTCACCATTTAGCACTTCATTGAAGTCACCAGCAATAACCTAGGGCAAGGAGTGTAGTCCAGCAACAGTGGAAAGATTTTCCCATAACAGCTTCCTTTCAGCATATCTAGGGCTAACATAAATAGCTAAGAGAAGCCAGGAAATATCCAGAGACAAATCCTTGACGATGGCATGAATTTCCTGTTCGGTAAACGATAACTCAATCACTTCAGCCTGACCTGAATCCCAGAGAACCCACAATGCTCTAGTCAGGCCGATATTATTAGCATGAATGGCTCCATCAAAAGGTAATCAATCAGTGATATTTTTGGCTCTGGTGCCACTAACCTTGGTTTCAGTAATAATCAACACAATAGGGGATAAACTATGAACTAAATCACGAACAGAATTATTGAATAAGGGGTTAAGAGCACCCCGACAATTCCAACTAACaatattcatttaaaataaataaataggtaaaataaataaattagagaaGGTGTGAAACACTTCCCTTGAGCCATGAGAGACGAAAGACTACCGTTAAAGGGTACTGCTGCCTCTTGACCGTACTGTTACCATAAGGATGGTGTAGTCTCCTTGCGTCTTCATCAGTGAAAGTTATAGCTAGCCTGTCCATCCTTGGGGCTCTAGGTGGACAACCAATAAGTTTAACATTCTGAACTACTCGAAGGTAGGTCTTCTTGGATCTGAACGAGCTGGCAGCCGATGTTCCCCCAATAATAACCCTTATTTCTCTAAATGGTGGATAAATTAGCTCTTCTGCTTTACCCTTTAACGGTATTCTTTCGACCTTGTGCTCTTGTCCAAGGAAATTCTTCAACTTTCCCTGCTTAATAAGAACCTCAATTTGCTGTTTTAGATCATAGCACTCGTCAGTATCATGCCCATGATCTCGGTGAAAACAATAGTACTTGCTCTTATTCCGCT
Protein-coding regions in this window:
- the LOC115990767 gene encoding transcription factor TGA2.2 isoform X2, whose product is MQSFKAVPANPQMYYHSNFFLRGDGSGRDQTRFSDLGELEQSAAAFHHDDAVDLSPNSIFNIKPVSVAVVPNSLHYGTLNTSIGCVDTGQQFGIGAALANGQHIENWGDSAMAADTSQQTETSTDVDTDDKNQFHGVQNGALVAVDSMEQSKGKSGDQKILRRLAQNREAARKSRLRKKAYVQQLENSRQRLTQLEQELQRARQQGFFIAPGISGDHSHPMAGNAALVFDMDYARWLDEHQKLINDLRSAVNSHMGDNDLRLLVDGVMAHYDEIFRLKSIGARSDVFHMLSGMWKTPAERCFMWLGGFRSSELLKILGNHLEPLTDSQLMGLCNLQQSSQQAEDALSQGMEALQQSLVETLSSTSLGPNGSGDVADYMGQMAIAMGKLATLENFLHQADLLRQQTLQQMHRILTTRQAARALLVISDYISRLRALSSLWLARPRD
- the LOC115990767 gene encoding transcription factor TGA2.2 isoform X1, whose amino-acid sequence is MQSFKAVPANPQMYYHSNFFLRGDGSGRDQTRFSDLGELEQSAAAFHHDDAVDLSPNSIFNIKPVSVAVVPNSLHYGTLNTSIGCVDTGQQFGIGAALANGQHIENWGDSAMAADTSQQTETSTDVDTDDKNQFHGVQNGALVAVDSMEQSKGKSGDQKILRRLAQNREAARKSRLRKKAYVQQLENSRQRLTQLEQELQRARQQGFFIAPGISGDHSHPMAGNAALVFDMDYARWLDEHQKLINDLRSAVNSHMGDNDLRLLVDGVMAHYDEIFRLKSIGARSDVFHMLSGMWKTPAERCFMWLGGFRSSELLKILGNHLEPLTDSQLMGLCNLQQSSQQAEDALSQGMEALQQSLVETLSSTSLGPNGSGDVADYMGQMAIAMGKLATLENFLHQADLLRQQTLQQMHRILTTRQAARALLVISDYISRLRALSSLWNSIEAMGPSRWRTIMRNGPGESISVAAVLLCQS